The stretch of DNA AATAGTATTTAATAAACTATTTTTGCATAATAAAAGTTTTATGACAAAATACCATTCTGCGGATTTGATGTCTCGGGTTCAAGGTGATATTAGTGAACTTCAAAGATTTTATACTGATACTTTATTTGCTGTATTTTCAACTATCATTAGTCTTGTATTTATCTCATTTATTATCTCTTCATATAATATAAAACTAATGATACTTATTTTGATTTTTTTACCAATAGAATTTTTTTGCCTAAAACCTCTTTATCCATACATGCATGATAGTACAAAAAATATGAGAGAAAGTACTTCGAATATTGGTAAATTTTTTATAGAGAGTTTTAGATATATTTTAGTTCTAAAAAACCTTGGTGCAAAAGAAATAACAATTTCAAAACTTGATAATATTCAAGAAGATTATAAAAAAGTAGTAATCAAAAATAAAAAATTAAATTTACTTTTTACACAAGTTCCAACATTTATTTCATTACTTGGAAAAACAATAATTCTTTCTTATGGTGGATATTTAGCAATTAATAATGAGCTAAAAATAGGTGAATTAATAGCATTTTTGACTTATTTTGGAATGATTTTAGCCCCCGTTCACACCATTTTAGGAGTTATGAATAATCTTCCAAAAGTAAAAGTGAGCCTAAATAGAGTTCTAGAAATATTACCAAAAGATGAAAAAATAGAGATTTTAAAAACAACGAGTTATGATATTTTTATAAAAGATTTAACTTTTTCTTATGGAAATAACATAATATTTGAAAAATTAAATTTAGAGATAAAACAAAATTCTAAAATTGCAATTATAGGTAAAAATGGAGCAGGAAAAAGTACTTTTGGAGATTTACTTTGTGGATTACAAAGCGCCCAAAGTGGAACAATATTATTAGGAAATGAACAACTAGGGAAAAATGACTATTCAAATTTCTCAAACTATATTGTAAAACTAGAGCAAACTCCAATTATTTTTGATGATACTCTACGAGGAAATCTACTTTTAGCAAAAATAGATGCTTCTGATGAGGAACTTATATCTGCTCTAAAATTAACAGGAATGAAATCTTGGTTTGAAAATCTAAAAGATGGGCTAAATACAAATATTTATGAATCAGGGGATAATATTTCAGGTGGGCAAAAACAAAGAATTGCACTATCAAGAATTATTTTATTAAATCCAAAAGTGATAATACTTGATGAATTTACCTCTTCAATAGATGAAAAAGATACTATTTGGTTTTATGAAAATATCACAAAACTTTTCCCAAATTCAACGATTATTGCTATTACTCATCATCTTAATATATTAAACAATTTTGAAAAAGTTTATTTATTGGAAAATCAAAATCTAAAAGAGTATCAAAATGTCTAAAGATATTTTTGTAGCTTTAATTGATAGTGGTTGCACTTTTGAAACCTATGAAAAAATTGCAATAAAAGTTGAGAATAATAAAATTCTTACAACAACTCAAAATAAAATAAAATATAAACACGGAGATGTTATTGGAAAAATAATATCTTCTAATGAGAATATAAAACTATATGATATTCAAGTGTTTGATGAAAATCTAAGAACAACACCTTCTCATATAATAGGAGCTTTGACTTATCTTTTGGATAAAAAAGTAGATGTAATAAATATGAGTTTAGGACTTAAAACAAACTATAAAGAGATTGAAGATTTATGTAAAAAACTAAGTTCAAATGGAGTTACAATAATCTCATCTTTTCCACGGAGTGGAGCTGATTTTGTATTTCCAGCTTCTTATGATGAGGTAATTAGTGTAACTTCTGATGGAAAATGTAAAGAAAATGAAATAAGTTGTATTGATATTTCAAAATCTCTTTTTGGAGCAAATCCTTTTTCAAAGGTTGAAGCAGTTGGAGGTTCGAGTGTTGCAGTTGCAAGATTTACGAAATATTTTTGTGAGAATTTACAAGAAGGTTATAGAAAAGAAGAAATTTTATTAAAAATAAAAGAAGGTTATTTACATGAATCAAAATAAAACAATATTTGTTTTAGGTGCTGGAATTGCAGGGGTTACAACAGCTATTGGACTTAAAAAATTAGGATTTAATGTAACTATATTTTATAAAAAAAGACCATTTGTTGCCTATGAAGGATTTAGTGAAAAAACTAAAGACGGATTGATTTCACAAGCTTGTATAAATGCTTCAAAACTTTTAGATAAACAATCTCTTCGTGATTCAAATTGGGCAGGAAATACAAATAAAATTAATTATGAATATGTTGTTTGTAGAGCTGATTTAGATGAAGCTTTACTTGAAGATGCAAGGGATAATGATATAAATTGTTTTAACATAACAGTTACTGGAAAAATTGATGTTAGTGGAAAAAAACCTAAAATTTTTTATAAAATAGATGATTCAAAAATAGAGAAAGAAGCTGATTTTATAGTTGATGCTAGAGGAAGATTTACTCCATTTAAAGATGAATATATTTGTGGACCAAAAAGCTTTTCACTTCTTCAAGAGTTGCAAATAAATAGTTTAGTTGAAAATAGAACTTCTATTAATTCAACACAAGATGGTTGGATTTGGCAAGCTTATGTCGGAAATAATAAAGGTTATATTCAATTTACTTGTGATGAAGAATTAGCAGTAAAAATAGATGATTTTGAACAGTTATCAGAAATTTTAGGAAAACAGAATACTGATTTTTGGAGTTTACAAAATGCAAAACCTGTTGGAAAAATAGTAAAAAGAGACTCTTTTAGTAAAATTCACAAAGAAATAATAAACGAAAAAATGATACTGATAGGAGATAGCGCTTCAAGTATTGACCCACTTTCAGGAAATGGAACTTTTCAAGCTATGAGTATGTCAAGTATTGCTCCATTTGTAATAAATACAATTTTAAATAAAAGTAAAAAAGAGCAAAAAGTAGCAATAGATTTTTATAAAAATAGAGTTGAATTCATATTTAATAAATTTTCAAAAGTTGGAAAAGAGTTTTATTCTTTAGAAAAAAGATTTGATAGTAGTTTTTGGCAAAAAAGACAACTCTGGACAACTTCTGAAGTTAAAGATTTGAAAAAATTACCAAGAATAGAAGAAAAAGCTATTGTAAACGATTCTTATGTTTTTCCATGTGATGTTGTTGTTACAAAAGACAACCCAATGGGAGTTTGGTGTTATGGGAATATTGAAATAGTAGAATTATCTAAATATTGTATTGAAAATGAATTTGAGAAATCTTTAGAATATTTTGATATTTTTTGTAAAGAAAAAGGTATTTCAATGGAATTATATAACTCTTTAAAAAGATGGTTTATATATCAAGAAATTTTGATTTGATTTAAAAACTCTTGTATATTTTTGAAATATACAAGAGAGAAAAAAGATTTTAATATTTATCTTTATCTGCATTTTTAAGAAGTTCTTTTGTGAACTTAACAACTTTATTTCTTCCTGTTTCTTTGGCTTCATAAAGTGATAAATCAGCGAATTTAATACATTTCCAAATTTGGTCTGTATCACTTGGGAAGAAAGCATAACCAATACTAACTGTTTTGCTAAATGAATCATTATTAAATGTAAACACAAGTTTCTCAAACTCTTGATTAATTCTTGTTGCTAATTCTTTCGCACTTTCAGGAGTTGGATTTTTCATTATAATCAAGAACTCTTCTCCTCCAAATCTAATAATAAATTCTTTTTCAGTGATTGCACTTTTCATTGTACTTGATAGTTTTTGAAGTATTGCATCACCTGCATCATGTCCATAAGTGTCATTTACCATTTTAAAGTAGTCAATATCTAAGAACATAACAGCATAAGTTGTTCCTGTTGCTAGTTCATGGTGCATTTTTTTATCTATAAATTCATCTAAATATTTTCTATTATAAAGACCTGTTAATCCATCAACTAAGTTTCTTTCTCTTAAAACATCCATTAACATCCTACTTTCTAAAATAGGTTTTGTTTCTTCAAGATATTTTTTGATAATTCCAATTTGATATTTAATATGTTTTAAACACTCTTTATCTTGGCATAAAATATGTACAGTTACACTTTTTTGCTCATTTATTAAAAATGGGATACAAATATAATCAGTACAATTTTTACAAGTTGCAACTCTACAAATTTCAGGGAAGTTTTCAGATAAAACTACCGTATCTGTTCTCTCCGCTCTACATTGTTCTTTTACATTTCTTAAAATACCACAACAAGGTTTTGCATCTTTTGTACTAAAAATAATACTTCTTTCATCTTTTACCAAGTCATTTTCAAAGATATAAAAAGATTTAATTAATAATCTATCTTTTAATACTTGAACTAATCGGTAATAAATATCATCTTTTGTTAAATCAGTTTCTATAGTTTTTTTATAGTTATAAATTTCTGAAATATCTTCTATTATCTCTTTTGCTGTTAATAATTTATCATTATTTACATTTGACACTCTATTATGTACAAAAGCAGTTAGATTTTTTTCAATTCCAGTTAATACAGTTTCAAGTTTTTCTATAATTTCATTTAACCATAAAGAGGCTTCTTTATCTTCTTTTAAAACACCTTCTTTTGCACGTACTGAATAATCACCATCGTGAACTTGTTTTAAAACTTCTGTAATTGCATCAAATGAACTTGTATATGGTTTGATTTTTTTACTAATATAAATTAATATGAAAATTAAGAAAAGAGAAATAATTCCAATAACATTTAACAAAATAGCAATACTTGAAATTCTATCATCTTGAATATCAAATTTTAAAGAAATAGCACCTAAAACTTCACCTTCTTTTGCATTATGACAAGATAAACAATTTGGTTTATCAATTGAAGATGCTGTGTAAGGAATTGTAATTCTTAATGAAGCATTTTTTAAAGATTCAGTAGTTATAACCTTTTCATTACCTGTTCTTAAAACTTCTTCATCAATGGCATCTCTTGGAATTTCATTTCCTAAGCTAGATTTCCCAAATTGTTCACTCACAGTCTTTGATCTAATAATCCATAAATCACTAACTTCTTTTAGCTGAGCCATACTATCTAAGAAAACATCCCTTTGCTGCATATTTCCATTAATCATATGGGAAGTAAGAGATTTTTTAACTATATCAGCTGTTAAATAGGCTCTTTTTTTAGCACTATCATAACCTGTTTGTCTAGATCCAAGAGCAACTAAAGCTACTATTACAATTGTTAATATTGTAACCATACTAAAAATTATAATAGTGATTTTTTTGTTAGAGTTCATAAAATTAGCCTTAATAAATCATTTTAATTATAATAACATAAAATTATTTTTAAGTACATATTTTTTATACAATTTTGTAAAATTTTAAAATAAACTACCATATTAATACTATTTAAGTAAAAATATTTTTTTAATAAATTAGATTATATTTTTTATCATTTAATTATTTTTTAATTTTAATTATTTTTCTTGCATTTATAAGGAATATTAAAGTAATTTAAATGCCTCTTCTAAATCAAGAGTTCCTTCATAAAATGCTTTTCCTACGATTACACCAGCAATATTTCCATTTGCTTTACAGTTAATGATGTCATTTATATCTTTTACACCACCAGATGCAATTGTATCAATGCCACTTGCAAGGGCAATTGATTCTGTGAATTCTACATTAACACCACAAAGCATTCCATCTTTACTTATATCTGTACAAATAATTGCTTGAACACCTGCATTTGCAAACTCACGTGCTAAAGTTGTAGCTTCCATAGTTGAAACTTCTGCCCAACCCTCAACCGCAACCATTCCATTCATAGCATCAATTCCAACAGCAATTGGATATTTTGAAGCCATATCTTTTACAAATTGTGGATTTTTAACAGCAATTGAACCAAGAATTAATCTATCAACACCAAGTTCAATATACATTTTAATAGTCTCTTCATCTCTGATTCCACCACCAAGTTCGATTTTTAGATTACAGTTTTCTCTAATTTTTTTGATTTGTTCAAGGTTTGCTGGTTTTCCCTCAAATGCACCATTTAAGTCCACAATATGAACCCATTTTGAACCTAATTCTTCAAATCTTTTTGCAACTTGCCAAGGC from Arcobacter suis CECT 7833 encodes:
- a CDS encoding ABC transporter ATP-binding protein, with translation MFKNTIYPLLKENKRGFIIIFFFSILVSLGAVLQPFIMQHIIDDAILASNLNQLVILVTISFFLTIFSMLISSVNEIYYTSNSMNILFKFRKIVFNKLFLHNKSFMTKYHSADLMSRVQGDISELQRFYTDTLFAVFSTIISLVFISFIISSYNIKLMILILIFLPIEFFCLKPLYPYMHDSTKNMRESTSNIGKFFIESFRYILVLKNLGAKEITISKLDNIQEDYKKVVIKNKKLNLLFTQVPTFISLLGKTIILSYGGYLAINNELKIGELIAFLTYFGMILAPVHTILGVMNNLPKVKVSLNRVLEILPKDEKIEILKTTSYDIFIKDLTFSYGNNIIFEKLNLEIKQNSKIAIIGKNGAGKSTFGDLLCGLQSAQSGTILLGNEQLGKNDYSNFSNYIVKLEQTPIIFDDTLRGNLLLAKIDASDEELISALKLTGMKSWFENLKDGLNTNIYESGDNISGGQKQRIALSRIILLNPKVIILDEFTSSIDEKDTIWFYENITKLFPNSTIIAITHHLNILNNFEKVYLLENQNLKEYQNV
- the qhpE gene encoding subtilisin-like serine protease QhpE, with the translated sequence MSKDIFVALIDSGCTFETYEKIAIKVENNKILTTTQNKIKYKHGDVIGKIISSNENIKLYDIQVFDENLRTTPSHIIGALTYLLDKKVDVINMSLGLKTNYKEIEDLCKKLSSNGVTIISSFPRSGADFVFPASYDEVISVTSDGKCKENEISCIDISKSLFGANPFSKVEAVGGSSVAVARFTKYFCENLQEGYRKEEILLKIKEGYLHESK
- the qhpG gene encoding flavin-dependent monooxygenase QhpG — its product is MNQNKTIFVLGAGIAGVTTAIGLKKLGFNVTIFYKKRPFVAYEGFSEKTKDGLISQACINASKLLDKQSLRDSNWAGNTNKINYEYVVCRADLDEALLEDARDNDINCFNITVTGKIDVSGKKPKIFYKIDDSKIEKEADFIVDARGRFTPFKDEYICGPKSFSLLQELQINSLVENRTSINSTQDGWIWQAYVGNNKGYIQFTCDEELAVKIDDFEQLSEILGKQNTDFWSLQNAKPVGKIVKRDSFSKIHKEIINEKMILIGDSASSIDPLSGNGTFQAMSMSSIAPFVINTILNKSKKEQKVAIDFYKNRVEFIFNKFSKVGKEFYSLEKRFDSSFWQKRQLWTTSEVKDLKKLPRIEEKAIVNDSYVFPCDVVVTKDNPMGVWCYGNIEIVELSKYCIENEFEKSLEYFDIFCKEKGISMELYNSLKRWFIYQEILI
- a CDS encoding GGDEF domain-containing protein → MNSNKKITIIIFSMVTILTIVIVALVALGSRQTGYDSAKKRAYLTADIVKKSLTSHMINGNMQQRDVFLDSMAQLKEVSDLWIIRSKTVSEQFGKSSLGNEIPRDAIDEEVLRTGNEKVITTESLKNASLRITIPYTASSIDKPNCLSCHNAKEGEVLGAISLKFDIQDDRISSIAILLNVIGIISLFLIFILIYISKKIKPYTSSFDAITEVLKQVHDGDYSVRAKEGVLKEDKEASLWLNEIIEKLETVLTGIEKNLTAFVHNRVSNVNNDKLLTAKEIIEDISEIYNYKKTIETDLTKDDIYYRLVQVLKDRLLIKSFYIFENDLVKDERSIIFSTKDAKPCCGILRNVKEQCRAERTDTVVLSENFPEICRVATCKNCTDYICIPFLINEQKSVTVHILCQDKECLKHIKYQIGIIKKYLEETKPILESRMLMDVLRERNLVDGLTGLYNRKYLDEFIDKKMHHELATGTTYAVMFLDIDYFKMVNDTYGHDAGDAILQKLSSTMKSAITEKEFIIRFGGEEFLIIMKNPTPESAKELATRINQEFEKLVFTFNNDSFSKTVSIGYAFFPSDTDQIWKCIKFADLSLYEAKETGRNKVVKFTKELLKNADKDKY
- the hisA gene encoding 1-(5-phosphoribosyl)-5-[(5-phosphoribosylamino)methylideneamino]imidazole-4-carboxamide isomerase, translated to MDILPAIDLKDGKAVRLSKGLMDSAKIYSDEPWQVAKRFEELGSKWVHIVDLNGAFEGKPANLEQIKKIRENCNLKIELGGGIRDEETIKMYIELGVDRLILGSIAVKNPQFVKDMASKYPIAVGIDAMNGMVAVEGWAEVSTMEATTLAREFANAGVQAIICTDISKDGMLCGVNVEFTESIALASGIDTIASGGVKDINDIINCKANGNIAGVIVGKAFYEGTLDLEEAFKLL